One window from the genome of Nicotiana sylvestris chromosome 9, ASM39365v2, whole genome shotgun sequence encodes:
- the LOC138878723 gene encoding uncharacterized protein has protein sequence MKNSLCSPPTKGPQINHLAYADDIIIFSAENNKTIRLIMEQIHKYGRASGQKLNANKSFFIVALNIKAGRISRIRNATRFMDKQFPFNYLGCPIYVGRKKICYFEEMVAKIIKRISGWQGRLLSYQDSFGGPRVTRISFTGALGKIFMSLRKTVVLESEEWKISTKFATSKDGGDSELVLLYGQITSELNIIVDPTQPIKLLPRVTHIPGKLSFMPETKRKRILFGVLTQAIAVFGGTIGQVKDYLLKWSITLTHQVLLPNHIVHHIISISRGKQNNNDLAIWDLTKNGHYSNLSAWHMVRAVKQRNPLVGKVLHDCILFKMSFLIWRMIHKELPFDDTIRKFGNQHASRCNCCNIPHCESLHHVFIDSEAAKDLWKFFGNPLGIRHHAGPSSSVLTQWWRRKPKNMVHKMTIHILPITISWELWKSYTSCKFGE, from the exons ATGAAAAATTCACTCTGTTCACCACCAACAAAAGGACCTCAAATTAATCACCTGGCTTATGCAGATGACATTATTATTTTCTCAGCTGAGAACAACAAGACGATCAGGTTAATAATGGAACAAATTCATAAATATGGAAGGGCATCGGGCCAGAAGCTTAATGCAAACAAAAGTTTTTTTATCGTTGCTCTGAATATTAAAGCCGGGAGAATCAGTAGAATCAGAAATGCCACTAGATTCATGGACAAACAATTTCCTTTCAATTATCTGGGATGCCCTATATATGTTGGAAGGAAGAAAATCTGCTATTTTGAGGAGATGGTTGCAAAGATTATTAAGAGGATCAGTGGTTGGCAAGGAAGATTGTTATCCTAC CAAGATTCCTTTGGGGGTCCACGGGTGACAAGAATAAGTTTCACTGGAGCTCTTGGAAAAATCTTTATGTCCCTAAGGAAGACGGTGGTATTGGAATCAGAAGAATGGAAGATATCAACGAAATTTGCAACATCAAAAGATGGTGGAGATTCAGAACTTGTCCTTCTTTATGGGCAGATTACCTCCGAGCTAAATATTATAGTAGATCCCACCCAACCTATAAAGCTATTGCCTCGGGTAACTCACATTCCTGGAAAGCTCTCCTTCATGCCAGAGACAAAGCGAAAAAGAATATTATTTGGAGTATTAACACAGGCAATTGCAGTTTTTGGTGGGACAATTGGACAAGTAAAGGACTACTTGCTAAAGTGGTCAATCACACTAACACATCAG GTTCTTTTGCCTAATCACATTGTTCATCATATCATCAGCATCTCTAGAGGGAAGCAGAACAACAACGACCTGGCCATTTGGGATCTTACTAAAAATGGACACTACTCTAATTTATCGGCTTGGCATATGGTTAGAGCGGTTAAGCAAAGAAACCCCCTTGTGGGTAAAGTGTTGCATGATTGTATTCTCTTCAAAATGTCATTCCTTATCTGGAGAATGATTCATAAAGAACTCCCCTTTGATGACACCATTAGGAAGTTTGGAAATCAACATGCATCAAGGTGCAACTGTTGTAACATCCCTCATTGTGAAAGCTTGCATCATGTCTTTATTGATAGTGAGGCCGCTAAAGATTTATGGAAATTCTTTGGAAATCCTCTAGGAATCCGACATCATGCCGGTCCCAGTAGTAGTGTCCTCACTCAATGGTGGCGGAGGAAACCAAAGAATATGGTCCATAAGATGACCATTCACATTCTGCCTATTACTATCTCTTGGGAATTGTGGAAAAGCTATACCTCTTGCAAGTTCGGAGAATGA